A genomic window from Streptomyces sp. HUAS YS2 includes:
- a CDS encoding ferredoxin, whose translation MGDRWHVEVDRRVCIGSGMCVNHAPKGFRLDGARQSHPQVPEADADEQVLAAAEGCPVEAITITLLDGGESVFPPEE comes from the coding sequence ATGGGAGACCGCTGGCACGTCGAGGTGGACCGGAGGGTCTGCATCGGCTCCGGGATGTGCGTGAACCACGCGCCGAAGGGCTTCCGGCTCGACGGGGCCCGCCAGTCGCACCCGCAGGTGCCCGAGGCGGACGCCGACGAGCAGGTGCTCGCGGCGGCGGAGGGCTGTCCCGTGGAGGCCATCACCATCACCCTCCTGGACGGCGGGGAGTCGGTGTTCCCGCCCGAGGAGTGA
- a CDS encoding DUF2690 domain-containing protein has translation MAGELLALKKASGLSFAQLGERTHYAKSSWERWVNGKQFPPRAAVEGIARACEQDPAALLALWDRAEGERTSEGEAGEDAQDAADVAVEPVRPGRRRALWLSVVLGVLLAAGAVVVAYTAFASDDEKPRTPKPAVKVAGPATGCTGTGCEGRDPKKMNCGADAVTVRTGSIPKDLVIELRYSKACQAAWGRISFAQIGATVVVNNSDGAAQADVVHYDRDVYTPLIAAPDDGSVWVCAALPKVGDKEGPRSCTGRFIPSEEK, from the coding sequence TTGGCGGGCGAACTGCTCGCCCTGAAGAAGGCGTCCGGGCTGAGCTTCGCCCAGCTCGGCGAGAGGACCCACTACGCGAAGTCGTCGTGGGAGCGGTGGGTCAACGGGAAGCAGTTCCCGCCGCGGGCCGCCGTGGAGGGCATCGCCCGGGCCTGCGAGCAGGACCCGGCGGCGCTGCTCGCCCTCTGGGACCGGGCGGAGGGGGAGCGGACGTCGGAGGGCGAGGCCGGCGAAGACGCCCAGGACGCGGCCGACGTGGCGGTCGAGCCCGTGCGGCCCGGGCGCCGCCGGGCCCTGTGGCTCTCGGTCGTGCTCGGAGTCCTCCTGGCGGCGGGCGCCGTTGTCGTCGCCTACACCGCCTTCGCGTCCGACGACGAGAAGCCGCGGACCCCGAAGCCGGCCGTGAAGGTCGCGGGCCCGGCTACCGGCTGCACCGGAACCGGGTGCGAGGGCCGGGACCCGAAGAAGATGAACTGCGGTGCCGACGCGGTCACCGTACGCACCGGCTCGATCCCCAAGGACCTGGTGATCGAGCTCCGTTACAGCAAGGCGTGCCAGGCGGCGTGGGGACGGATCTCCTTCGCGCAGATCGGCGCCACCGTCGTCGTCAACAACTCCGACGGCGCCGCGCAGGCCGATGTCGTGCACTACGACCGGGACGTCTACACGCCGCTGATCGCGGCCCCCGACGACGGCTCGGTGTGGGTCTGCGCGGCCCTGCCGAAGGTCGGCGACAAGGAAGGACCGCGCAGCTGCACGGGCCGGTTCATCCCTAGCGAGGAGAAGTAG
- a CDS encoding peptidase inhibitor family I36 protein — translation MSKSTALRKRAAALVGATALLVGGGIATAGPAAADYMCDPGYHCLYWGGYIGDSASHDYYNSDADFRNDTFNTNPGTGGYGQTVDDNVSSVSNASTGGYETHLYRDPGYAGGLLFCVNPGSEAWGADLADFTQEDQASSMKLRPSTTIHCF, via the coding sequence ATGAGCAAGAGCACTGCCCTCCGCAAGCGGGCCGCGGCCCTCGTCGGCGCGACCGCGCTCCTCGTGGGCGGCGGCATCGCCACCGCCGGCCCGGCCGCGGCGGACTACATGTGCGACCCGGGGTACCACTGCCTCTACTGGGGCGGCTACATCGGCGACAGCGCCTCGCACGACTACTACAACAGCGACGCCGACTTCCGGAACGACACCTTCAACACGAACCCCGGCACCGGCGGCTACGGCCAGACCGTGGACGACAACGTGTCGTCCGTCAGCAACGCCAGCACCGGCGGCTACGAGACCCACCTGTACCGCGACCCGGGCTACGCCGGCGGGCTGCTGTTCTGCGTCAACCCCGGCAGTGAGGCGTGGGGCGCCGACCTGGCCGACTTCACGCAGGAGGACCAGGCCAGCTCCATGAAGCTCCGCCCGTCGACGACCATCCACTGCTTCTGA
- a CDS encoding glycosyltransferase family 4 protein — protein MTAEAVEAGPLAGAHDGDRPLRIALLTYKGNPFCGGQGVYVRHISRELARLGHSVEVIGSQPYPVLDEGEDLAGLRLTELASLDLYRQPDPFRTPKREEYRDWVDALEVATMWTGGFPEPLTFSLRARRLLAARRGAFDVVHDNQTLGYGLLGGPSAIGAPLVTTIHHPITVDRQLELDAADGWKRRASVRRWYAFTRMQKRVARRLPSVLTVSGSSEQEIVEHLGVRPERIRVVHIGADTDLWSPDPSVAEVPGRIVTTSSADVPLKGLIHLVEALAKLRTENPAAHLVVVGKRAEDGPVAQAIERYGLEDAVRFVKGISDAELVDLVRSAQVSCVPSLYEGFSLPAAEAMATGTALVATTGGAIPEVAGPDGETCLAVPPGDAGALAAALGRMLGDGELRARLGSAGRARVLERFTWARAAQGTAELYREAIARQGAGVRR, from the coding sequence GTGACCGCCGAGGCCGTAGAGGCAGGCCCCCTCGCGGGTGCCCATGACGGTGACCGTCCGTTGCGGATCGCTCTCCTCACGTACAAGGGGAACCCGTTCTGTGGTGGTCAGGGCGTCTACGTCCGGCACATCTCACGCGAGCTGGCCCGGCTCGGCCACAGCGTCGAGGTCATCGGCTCGCAGCCGTACCCGGTTCTGGACGAGGGCGAGGACCTCGCCGGCCTCCGGCTGACCGAGCTGGCCAGCCTCGACCTGTACCGGCAGCCCGACCCCTTCCGCACGCCGAAGCGCGAGGAGTACCGGGACTGGGTCGACGCGCTCGAGGTCGCGACGATGTGGACCGGCGGGTTCCCCGAGCCGCTCACCTTCTCCCTGCGGGCGCGGCGGCTGCTCGCCGCGCGCCGCGGTGCGTTCGACGTCGTGCACGACAACCAGACGCTCGGGTACGGACTGCTCGGCGGGCCTTCGGCCATCGGCGCGCCGCTCGTCACCACGATCCACCACCCGATCACCGTCGACCGGCAGCTGGAGCTGGACGCCGCCGACGGCTGGAAGCGGCGCGCGTCGGTCCGCCGCTGGTACGCGTTCACACGGATGCAGAAGCGGGTCGCCCGCCGGCTGCCGTCCGTGCTGACCGTCTCCGGCTCCTCCGAGCAGGAGATCGTCGAGCACCTCGGCGTACGGCCGGAGCGGATCCGCGTCGTGCACATCGGCGCGGACACCGATCTGTGGTCGCCCGACCCGTCGGTCGCGGAGGTGCCCGGCCGGATCGTCACCACGTCCAGCGCGGACGTCCCGCTCAAGGGCCTGATCCATCTCGTCGAGGCGCTCGCGAAGCTGCGCACCGAGAACCCGGCCGCGCACCTCGTCGTCGTCGGCAAGCGCGCCGAGGACGGGCCGGTCGCCCAGGCGATCGAGCGGTACGGGCTGGAGGACGCGGTCCGGTTCGTGAAGGGCATCTCGGACGCGGAGCTGGTCGACCTCGTGCGGTCGGCGCAGGTGTCGTGCGTGCCGTCGCTGTACGAGGGGTTCTCGTTGCCGGCCGCGGAGGCGATGGCGACCGGGACGGCGCTCGTCGCCACGACCGGTGGGGCGATTCCGGAGGTCGCCGGGCCCGACGGGGAGACGTGCCTCGCGGTGCCGCCCGGCGACGCGGGGGCGCTTGCCGCGGCGCTTGGGCGGATGCTCGGTGACGGTGAGCTGCGCGCTCGGCTCGGTTCGGCCGGCCGGGCCCGCGTGCTCGAACGGTTCACCTGGGCGCGGGCCGCCCAGGGGACCGCGGAGCTGTACCGCGAGGCCATCGCCCGGCAAGGCGCCGGGGTGCGCCGGTGA
- a CDS encoding prenyltransferase, with translation MTSPERIAEHLVLPGVLTAEQAAETVAGILAVQREDGAIPWFRGHHLDPWDHTEAAMALDTAGEHAAAARAYEWLARHQNADGSWYAAYHDGDPDDVTDRGRESNFVAYLAVGVWHHYLATGDDGFLDRMWPAVYASTEFVLALQQPGGQIGWKREADGTPVTDALLTGSSSIHQALRCALAIAEAREEPQPDWELATGALGHAIRQHPQRFLDKSRYSMDWYYPVLGGAVTGPQAKARIDAHWDDFVVPGLGVRCVLPNPWVTGGESCELALTLWAMGESDRALEILQSIQHLRAEGGMYWTGYVFEGDRAVWPEELTTWTAGSLLLAVAALGGDEATVAVFGGDRLPRGLEPDCC, from the coding sequence GTGACCTCTCCCGAGCGGATCGCCGAGCATCTCGTCCTGCCCGGCGTCCTCACCGCCGAGCAGGCCGCCGAGACCGTCGCCGGGATACTCGCCGTCCAGCGCGAGGACGGCGCGATCCCGTGGTTCCGCGGTCACCACCTCGACCCCTGGGACCACACCGAGGCCGCCATGGCGCTGGACACGGCCGGCGAGCACGCCGCCGCGGCCCGCGCCTACGAGTGGCTGGCCCGGCACCAGAACGCCGACGGCTCCTGGTACGCGGCCTACCACGACGGCGACCCGGACGACGTCACGGACCGGGGCCGCGAGTCCAACTTCGTCGCGTACCTCGCCGTCGGCGTCTGGCACCACTACCTCGCCACCGGCGACGACGGCTTCCTCGACCGGATGTGGCCGGCCGTCTACGCCTCGACCGAGTTCGTGCTCGCCCTCCAGCAGCCCGGCGGACAGATCGGCTGGAAGCGCGAGGCCGACGGCACGCCCGTCACCGACGCGCTGCTGACCGGCAGTTCCTCCATCCACCAGGCGCTGCGCTGCGCCCTCGCGATCGCCGAGGCGCGCGAGGAGCCGCAGCCGGACTGGGAGCTCGCCACCGGGGCGCTCGGGCACGCGATCCGGCAGCACCCCCAGCGGTTCCTCGACAAGTCCCGCTACTCCATGGACTGGTACTACCCGGTCCTCGGCGGTGCGGTGACCGGCCCGCAGGCCAAGGCGCGCATCGACGCGCACTGGGACGACTTCGTGGTCCCCGGCCTCGGGGTCCGCTGCGTGCTGCCCAACCCCTGGGTCACCGGCGGCGAGAGCTGCGAACTCGCGCTCACGCTCTGGGCGATGGGGGAGTCCGACCGGGCCCTGGAGATCCTGCAGTCCATCCAGCACCTGCGCGCCGAGGGCGGCATGTACTGGACGGGGTACGTGTTCGAGGGCGACCGCGCGGTCTGGCCCGAGGAGCTCACCACCTGGACCGCCGGCTCCCTGCTGCTCGCGGTCGCGGCGCTCGGCGGCGACGAGGCGACGGTGGCGGTTTTCGGCGGGGACAGGCTGCCCCGCGGCCTGGAGCCGGACTGCTGCTGA
- a CDS encoding TetR family transcriptional regulator, translating to MTAEDRPASPPLTERQEARRRRILHASAQLASRGGFDAVQMREVADAAGVALGTLYRYFPSKIHLLVATMQDQLEGLHTTLRKRPPAGDDAAQRVAETLMRAFRALQREPHLADAMVRALTFADRSVSPEVDTVSRQTTKIILDAMGLDHPTPQQLSAVRVIEHTWHSALITWLSGRASIAQVKIDIETVCRLIDLTSPGTDPGPRHD from the coding sequence ATGACCGCGGAAGACAGACCAGCGTCGCCGCCCCTGACGGAACGCCAGGAGGCCCGCCGCCGCCGCATCCTCCACGCCAGTGCCCAGCTGGCGAGCCGGGGCGGCTTCGACGCCGTACAGATGCGCGAGGTCGCCGACGCGGCCGGGGTCGCGCTCGGCACGCTGTACCGCTACTTCCCTTCCAAGATCCACCTGCTGGTCGCGACGATGCAGGACCAGCTGGAGGGCCTGCACACCACCCTGCGCAAGCGGCCCCCGGCGGGCGACGACGCGGCGCAGCGGGTCGCCGAGACGCTGATGCGGGCGTTCCGCGCGCTCCAGCGCGAACCGCACCTGGCGGACGCGATGGTGCGGGCGCTGACCTTCGCGGACCGGAGCGTGAGCCCCGAGGTGGACACGGTGTCGCGGCAGACCACCAAGATCATCCTGGACGCGATGGGGCTCGACCACCCGACCCCGCAACAGCTCTCCGCGGTCCGGGTGATCGAGCACACCTGGCACTCGGCACTGATCACCTGGCTGTCCGGCCGGGCGTCGATCGCGCAGGTGAAGATCGACATCGAGACCGTGTGCCGGCTGATCGACCTGACGTCGCCGGGGACCGATCCCGGCCCCCGGCACGACTGA
- a CDS encoding class I SAM-dependent methyltransferase: MLTVDFTRFPLAPGDRVLDLGCGAGRHAFECYRRGAQVVALDQNGEEIREVAKWFAAMKEAGEAPAGATATAMEGDALNLPFPDESFDVVIISEVMEHIPDDKGVLAEMVRVLRPGGRIAITVPRYGPEKVCWALSDEYHEVEGGHIRIYKADELLGKIRQAGLRPYGSHHAHALHSPYWWLKCAFGVDNDKALPVRAYHKLLVWDIMKKPALTRVTEQLLNPVVGKSFVVYATKPHLPKADA, translated from the coding sequence GTGCTGACCGTCGACTTCACCCGATTTCCGCTTGCTCCCGGCGACCGTGTGCTCGACCTGGGCTGCGGCGCGGGCCGGCATGCCTTCGAGTGCTACCGGCGCGGCGCCCAGGTGGTGGCCCTCGACCAGAACGGCGAGGAGATCCGCGAGGTCGCCAAGTGGTTCGCGGCCATGAAGGAGGCCGGCGAGGCGCCGGCCGGTGCGACCGCCACCGCGATGGAGGGCGACGCGCTCAACCTGCCGTTCCCGGACGAGTCCTTCGACGTCGTGATCATCTCCGAGGTCATGGAGCACATCCCGGACGACAAGGGCGTCCTCGCCGAGATGGTCCGGGTCCTCCGCCCCGGCGGCCGGATCGCGATCACCGTCCCGCGCTACGGCCCCGAGAAGGTCTGCTGGGCGCTGTCGGACGAGTACCACGAGGTCGAGGGCGGCCACATCCGCATCTACAAGGCGGACGAGCTGCTCGGCAAGATCCGCCAGGCCGGCCTGCGGCCGTACGGCAGTCACCACGCGCACGCCCTGCACTCGCCGTACTGGTGGCTGAAGTGCGCGTTCGGCGTGGACAACGACAAGGCGCTGCCGGTCCGCGCGTACCACAAGCTCCTGGTCTGGGACATCATGAAGAAGCCCGCCCTGACCCGGGTCACCGAGCAACTGCTCAACCCGGTCGTCGGCAAGAGCTTCGTGGTCTACGCGACCAAGCCGCACCTGCCCAAGGCCGACGCGTGA
- a CDS encoding LLM class F420-dependent oxidoreductase: protein MRLGLALGYWGRGPSPAHLELAREAERLGYDSVWTAEAWGSDAFTALTWIAAHTSRIRLGTAVAQMAARTPTATAMHALTLDHLSGGRMMLGLGLSGPQVVEGWYGRPFPRSPLTATREYVDVIKQVLRREGPVALDGRFHSHPYAGEDGTGLGKPLRPITHPLRADLPVLLGAEGPKNVAQTLKIADGWLPLYWSPTRYADVYGVAAFPEDFLVAPMVRAQVCDDVAEGLLPVKAMLGFYIGGMGHAARNFHADLMGRMGYEAEARRIQELFAADRREEAVLAVPDAFADEIALVGPRERIAERLAAWRAGPVTDLLVTAPDLTTLRVLAELNA, encoded by the coding sequence ATGCGACTCGGACTCGCCCTCGGCTACTGGGGCCGCGGCCCCTCCCCCGCGCACCTCGAACTCGCCCGCGAGGCCGAGCGGCTGGGCTACGACTCGGTGTGGACGGCCGAGGCGTGGGGCTCGGACGCCTTCACCGCCCTCACCTGGATCGCCGCGCACACCTCCCGCATCCGGCTCGGTACGGCCGTCGCGCAGATGGCCGCCCGTACGCCCACCGCCACCGCCATGCACGCGCTGACGCTCGACCACCTCTCCGGCGGACGGATGATGCTCGGCCTCGGCCTGTCCGGCCCGCAGGTGGTCGAGGGCTGGTACGGCCGGCCGTTCCCGCGCTCCCCGCTGACCGCGACCCGCGAGTACGTGGACGTGATCAAGCAGGTACTGCGGCGCGAGGGGCCGGTGGCGCTCGACGGGCGCTTCCACTCCCACCCGTACGCGGGCGAGGACGGCACCGGCCTCGGCAAGCCGCTCAGGCCGATCACCCACCCGCTGCGGGCGGACCTGCCGGTCCTGCTCGGCGCGGAGGGCCCGAAGAACGTCGCCCAGACGCTGAAGATCGCCGACGGCTGGCTGCCGCTGTACTGGTCGCCGACACGGTACGCGGACGTGTACGGCGTCGCCGCGTTCCCCGAGGACTTCCTCGTGGCGCCCATGGTCCGGGCACAGGTCTGCGACGACGTCGCCGAGGGCCTGCTGCCGGTCAAGGCGATGCTCGGCTTCTACATCGGTGGCATGGGTCACGCGGCCCGCAACTTCCACGCGGACCTGATGGGTCGCATGGGCTACGAGGCCGAGGCCCGGCGCATCCAGGAGCTGTTCGCGGCCGACCGCCGCGAGGAGGCCGTCCTTGCCGTACCGGACGCCTTCGCCGACGAGATCGCCCTGGTCGGCCCGCGCGAGCGGATCGCCGAACGCCTCGCGGCCTGGCGCGCGGGCCCGGTCACCGACCTGCTGGTCACGGCCCCGGACCTGACGACGCTGCGGGTGCTGGCGGAGCTGAACGCCTGA
- a CDS encoding DUF5336 domain-containing protein yields the protein MNIRALTRGDGVVIGAAVLLFIASFLDVSSCNAAASICDRVPSTFSWEISQLGWGAFFLGIAGGALVVVSHGLPQPRKVAGLDLAQVGAAFAVAAAWNLLMWIFESTNVGAGLILGTIAALALAGAAVAAPLVPALKAPLVTAPKPQAPQPYGMQPGQQGHPGQPGVQGGYGYPGAQQHQPYGAQPGQPGDPHAQQGQPFGAQQGQPQPGAPEQQHGAQPQPAADFAPFWFAVPVARPLYAEDGSQAPIAELAPGTWYLAVDKRGDALVAQTQDGRRGVLQDTTGIQHG from the coding sequence GTGAATATCCGTGCGCTCACCCGAGGCGACGGCGTGGTGATCGGAGCAGCGGTCCTGCTGTTCATCGCCTCGTTCCTGGATGTCTCCAGCTGTAACGCCGCGGCCAGCATCTGCGACCGGGTGCCCTCGACGTTCTCCTGGGAGATCTCCCAGCTCGGCTGGGGCGCCTTCTTCCTGGGTATCGCCGGCGGCGCCCTCGTGGTCGTGTCGCACGGCCTGCCGCAGCCCCGCAAGGTCGCGGGTCTGGACCTGGCCCAGGTCGGTGCCGCGTTCGCCGTGGCGGCGGCCTGGAACCTGCTGATGTGGATCTTCGAGTCCACCAACGTCGGCGCCGGTCTCATCCTCGGCACCATCGCCGCCCTGGCGCTGGCCGGTGCCGCTGTCGCCGCCCCGCTGGTGCCCGCGCTCAAGGCGCCGCTGGTGACCGCGCCGAAGCCGCAGGCCCCGCAGCCGTACGGCATGCAGCCGGGCCAGCAGGGCCACCCCGGTCAGCCGGGTGTCCAGGGCGGCTACGGCTACCCGGGCGCGCAGCAGCACCAGCCGTACGGCGCCCAGCCGGGTCAGCCGGGCGACCCGCACGCCCAGCAGGGCCAGCCCTTCGGCGCCCAGCAGGGTCAGCCGCAGCCGGGTGCGCCGGAGCAGCAGCACGGCGCCCAGCCGCAGCCGGCCGCCGACTTCGCGCCGTTCTGGTTCGCCGTCCCGGTCGCCCGCCCGCTGTACGCGGAGGACGGCTCGCAGGCGCCGATCGCCGAACTGGCCCCGGGTACCTGGTACCTGGCGGTCGACAAGCGCGGTGACGCGCTGGTGGCGCAGACCCAGGACGGGCGTCGCGGCGTCCTCCAGGACACCACGGGCATCCAGCACGGCTGA
- a CDS encoding aldehyde dehydrogenase codes for MTELVEHGKLFIGGELTDPLGSGVIDVISPHTEQVIGRVPHASEADVDKAVAVARRAFDEGPWPRMSLEERIAVVTRIKDAIAVRYDEIGKLISAQNGSPYSWSIMAQALGAMMVWDAAINVARGYRYEERRAGALGPILVRQEPVGVVAAVVPWNVPQFTAAAKLGPALLAGCTAILKPSPESPLDAYLLAEIATEAGLPEGVLSILPADREVSEYLVGHPGIDKVSFTGSVAAGKRVMEVASRNLTRVTLELGGKSAAVVLPDADLETAVAGIVPAAWMNNGQACVAQTRILVPRSRYDEISEAFAAAAGALVVGDPLDPATQVGPLVAQRQQQRSLDYIRIGQDEGAKVLTGGGRPAGLERGWYVEPTLFGGVDNSMRIAREEIFGPVICLLPYGDEAEALRIANDSDYGLSGSVWTADVEHGIDFGRRVRTGTFNVNTFSLDMLGPFGGFKNSGVGREFGPEGLAAYLEHKMIHLPGGYEGPEEA; via the coding sequence ATGACCGAGCTTGTGGAGCACGGAAAGCTGTTCATCGGCGGGGAGTTGACCGACCCGCTCGGCTCCGGCGTCATCGACGTGATCTCGCCCCACACCGAGCAGGTCATCGGGCGGGTGCCGCACGCCTCGGAGGCGGACGTCGACAAGGCCGTCGCGGTCGCCCGCCGGGCGTTCGACGAGGGTCCCTGGCCGCGGATGTCGCTGGAGGAGCGGATCGCGGTCGTCACCCGGATCAAGGACGCGATCGCCGTCCGGTACGACGAGATCGGCAAACTCATCAGCGCGCAGAACGGCTCCCCGTACTCGTGGAGCATCATGGCGCAGGCGCTCGGCGCGATGATGGTCTGGGACGCGGCCATCAACGTCGCCCGCGGCTACCGGTACGAGGAGCGGCGGGCCGGCGCGCTGGGGCCGATCCTCGTCCGGCAGGAGCCGGTCGGCGTGGTCGCCGCCGTCGTGCCCTGGAACGTCCCGCAGTTCACCGCGGCCGCCAAGCTCGGACCGGCGCTGCTGGCCGGCTGCACGGCGATCCTCAAGCCGTCGCCGGAGTCGCCGCTCGACGCGTACCTGCTCGCCGAGATCGCGACCGAGGCCGGGCTGCCGGAGGGTGTGCTGTCGATCCTGCCCGCGGACCGGGAGGTCAGTGAGTACCTGGTCGGCCACCCCGGCATCGACAAGGTCTCCTTCACCGGCTCGGTCGCGGCCGGCAAGCGCGTCATGGAGGTCGCCTCGCGCAACCTCACCCGGGTCACCCTCGAACTCGGCGGCAAGTCCGCCGCGGTGGTGCTCCCGGACGCCGACCTCGAGACCGCGGTCGCCGGCATCGTCCCGGCCGCCTGGATGAACAACGGCCAGGCGTGCGTCGCGCAGACCCGGATCCTCGTCCCGCGCAGCCGGTACGACGAGATCTCCGAGGCGTTCGCGGCCGCGGCCGGCGCCCTGGTGGTCGGCGACCCGCTCGACCCGGCGACGCAGGTCGGCCCGCTGGTCGCGCAGCGTCAGCAGCAGCGTTCGCTCGACTACATCCGGATCGGCCAGGACGAGGGCGCGAAGGTCCTCACCGGCGGCGGCCGCCCGGCCGGCCTGGAGCGCGGCTGGTACGTGGAGCCGACGCTGTTCGGCGGGGTCGACAACTCCATGCGGATCGCCCGCGAGGAGATCTTCGGCCCGGTCATCTGCCTGCTGCCGTACGGCGACGAGGCCGAGGCGCTGCGGATCGCGAACGACTCCGACTACGGCCTCAGCGGCAGTGTGTGGACCGCGGACGTCGAGCACGGCATCGACTTCGGCCGCAGGGTGCGCACCGGCACCTTCAACGTCAACACCTTCAGCCTCGACATGCTCGGACCGTTCGGCGGCTTCAAGAACTCCGGTGTGGGGCGGGAGTTCGGGCCGGAGGGACTGGCCGCGTACCTGGAGCACAAGATGATCCACCTGCCGGGCGGGTACGAGGGACCGGAGGAGGCGTGA
- a CDS encoding helix-turn-helix domain-containing protein → MRRRVCAAGGCQWFIAKPDARLRSGIGAYRGFRSTAGLPQERLVVPSGRVSLLIGFGGEMRLGRTGRRASGTPAPAPVHTSVVSGLHTRARVLGHQGDLHGVELSLAPWAAYRLLGASLGELADTVTDPADVLGGRVRDLGAALEAAPGWRERFALLDEALLRWTAQAEPSHEPSPAVLEAWRLLDRTGGALPIGELAARTGWSLRHLENRFREQIGLTPKRLARILRLNRAIRLLDTGATATDVAVACGFYDQAHLSREFTAMTSMPPGRFLAARGEASAWLAG, encoded by the coding sequence GTGAGACGTCGTGTGTGCGCAGCCGGTGGCTGCCAGTGGTTCATCGCGAAGCCCGATGCCCGACTCCGGTCGGGCATCGGCGCGTACCGCGGATTCCGGTCGACGGCGGGCCTGCCGCAGGAGCGGCTGGTGGTGCCGAGCGGGAGGGTGTCGCTGCTCATCGGGTTCGGCGGCGAGATGCGGCTCGGCCGGACGGGCCGCAGGGCGTCGGGGACGCCGGCGCCGGCGCCGGTGCACACCTCGGTGGTGTCCGGTCTGCACACCCGGGCCCGGGTGCTCGGACATCAGGGCGACCTCCACGGGGTGGAGCTGTCCCTCGCGCCCTGGGCGGCGTACCGCCTCCTCGGCGCCTCCCTCGGGGAGCTCGCGGACACGGTCACCGATCCGGCCGACGTCCTGGGCGGCCGGGTGCGGGACCTCGGCGCGGCCCTTGAGGCGGCCCCGGGGTGGCGGGAGCGGTTCGCGCTGCTCGACGAGGCCCTGCTGCGCTGGACGGCCCAGGCCGAACCGTCCCACGAGCCGTCCCCCGCCGTCCTGGAGGCGTGGCGGCTGCTCGACCGGACGGGAGGTGCCCTGCCGATCGGGGAGCTGGCCGCCAGGACCGGCTGGAGCCTGCGGCACCTGGAGAACCGCTTCCGGGAACAGATCGGCCTCACCCCGAAGCGGCTGGCCCGCATCCTGCGGCTGAACCGCGCGATCCGGCTGCTGGACACGGGCGCCACGGCCACCGACGTCGCGGTCGCCTGCGGGTTCTACGACCAGGCCCATCTCAGCCGCGAGTTCACGGCGATGACGAGCATGCCGCCCGGCCGCTTCCTGGCGGCGAGGGGCGAGGCGAGCGCGTGGCTGGCCGGCTGA